One segment of Phragmites australis chromosome 13, lpPhrAust1.1, whole genome shotgun sequence DNA contains the following:
- the LOC133889424 gene encoding glutathione S-transferase T3-like — translation MEYAPFLRGEEDEIPWDDVVPPTEDDIFGTQPSLAQDQHPEGQGELPAAGGRGSSYTIQEDLHLVKSWLNVSMDPVVGSNQSMGAFWQRIESFFHEHKDFHSTRNKKSLQGRWTFVNGMVQRFCGHYAKALRNRRSGMTEADTIAAACQMFQAVEKREFTLMPCWVELRHHSKWQMESSCKK, via the exons ATGGAGTACGCCCCATTTCTTCGGGGTGAAGAAGATGAGATTCCTTGGGATGATGTTGTGCCACCAACCGAGGACGACATCTTCGGGACCCAGCCTTCTTTGGCACAAGATCAGCATCCGGAAGGACAGGGTGAGTTGCCAGCTGCAGGTGGTCGTGGAAGCAGTTACACCATCCAGGAGGACCTTCATCTTGTGAAGTCGTGGCTAAATGTGAGTATGGATCCAGTGGTGGGGAGCAACCAGAGTATGGGGGCTTTCTGGCAGAGGATCGAGTCCTTTTTCCACGAGCACAAGGACTTCCATAGCACTCGGAACAAGAAGTCTCTTCAGGGTAGGTGGACCTTCGTCAACGGCATGGTGCAGCGATTCTGCGGCCACTATGCTAAGGCCCTCCGTAACAGGAGGAGTGGGATGACGGAGGCAGACACG ATTGCGGCTGCATGTCAGATGTTCCAAGCAGTTGAGAAGAGGGAGTTCACGTTGATGCCTTGCTGGGTTGAGTTACGTCACCATTCGAAATGGCAAATGGAGTCGTCTTGCAAGAAGTAG